One Streptococcus gallolyticus subsp. gallolyticus DSM 16831 DNA window includes the following coding sequences:
- the whiA gene encoding DNA-binding protein WhiA has product MSFTVKVKEELLNLSRFDESELSAIIKMSGSLGLTGDGLTLSITTENAKIARHIYELIENLYHVQPEIKYHQKTNLRKNRVYNVFVAANVREILNDLQLADSFFGIEMGINPTILEDDDKGRAYLRGAFLATGTIRDPESGKYQLEIFSVYQDHAEDLANLMRKFILDAKVIEHKNGAVTYLQKAEDIMDFLLVIGAMECKDIFEEIKIMRETRNDVNRANNAETANIAKTVTASMKTINNIIKIMDTVGLETLPIELQQVAKIRVENPDYSIQQIADHLEGTLTKSGVNHRLRKINKIADEL; this is encoded by the coding sequence ATGAGTTTTACAGTAAAAGTGAAAGAAGAACTGCTCAATTTGTCGCGGTTTGATGAGAGCGAATTATCAGCAATCATTAAAATGTCTGGTAGCCTCGGCTTGACAGGAGACGGACTTACCTTGTCTATCACAACGGAAAATGCTAAAATCGCTCGTCATATTTATGAATTGATTGAAAATCTTTACCATGTTCAGCCAGAAATTAAATATCACCAAAAGACAAATCTGCGTAAAAACCGTGTTTACAATGTTTTTGTGGCAGCAAACGTCAGAGAAATCTTGAATGACTTGCAGTTGGCGGATTCTTTCTTTGGCATTGAAATGGGAATTAACCCAACTATTTTAGAAGATGATGATAAGGGACGCGCTTATTTGCGCGGCGCTTTTTTGGCGACTGGAACCATTCGTGACCCAGAATCTGGAAAATATCAGCTGGAAATTTTCTCGGTTTATCAAGATCACGCCGAAGATTTGGCGAATTTGATGCGAAAATTTATCCTTGATGCCAAGGTCATCGAACATAAAAATGGTGCGGTAACCTATTTGCAAAAAGCAGAAGACATCATGGATTTTCTTTTGGTTATTGGTGCTATGGAATGTAAAGATATTTTTGAAGAAATTAAGATTATGCGTGAGACGCGCAACGACGTCAATCGTGCTAATAATGCGGAGACGGCAAACATTGCCAAAACTGTGACAGCTAGCATGAAAACAATCAATAATATCATTAAAATCATGGATACGGTTGGACTTGAAACCTTGCCAATTGAACTTCAACAAGTGGCTAAAATCCGTGTTGAAAATCCAGATTATTCCATTCAACAAATTGCCGACCATTTGGAAGGCACATTGACCAAGAGTGGTGTTAACCACAGATTACGTAAAATCAATAAAATTGCAGATGAATTATAG
- a CDS encoding helix-turn-helix domain-containing protein: MKHLGKLFKKYRVSRGLTLRDIAEAGISTSQLSRFEQGKTDLTITRLALVLEEMNVPIAEFMHVAGDSQRNHLERLLERIHYYHSVQDIAGLEYLLAAERTDNTANELFQHLNTILIRIYLHDLSKEDDDLADELAYLSEYLFSVENWGCYELLLFKNAFVAFNHRTFIRLSEELNQRTAVYQDLPANRQLRLDILLNGYLMCIERDELSDALYFEKQLTAASLTETELYERLVFHYGKYFYQFKKSQSEQAILEMQNAIKVLTLASSDQLAQKYQKHLERLIGKGKE; the protein is encoded by the coding sequence ATGAAACATTTGGGAAAATTATTTAAAAAATACCGTGTATCACGAGGATTAACGTTGCGAGATATTGCTGAAGCAGGGATTTCAACATCACAATTATCACGTTTTGAGCAAGGAAAGACAGATTTAACGATAACAAGGCTTGCTTTAGTTTTAGAGGAAATGAATGTGCCAATTGCTGAGTTTATGCACGTTGCGGGAGATTCTCAGCGTAATCATTTAGAGAGATTGTTAGAAAGAATTCATTACTATCATTCAGTGCAAGATATCGCTGGTTTAGAATATTTGTTAGCAGCAGAGCGAACTGACAATACAGCAAATGAGCTATTTCAACACTTGAACACGATTTTAATCAGGATTTATCTTCATGATTTGTCAAAAGAAGATGATGACTTAGCAGACGAACTTGCTTACTTGAGTGAGTATCTGTTCAGTGTAGAAAATTGGGGTTGCTACGAATTATTGCTTTTCAAAAATGCCTTCGTTGCCTTTAATCATAGAACTTTTATACGCTTGTCAGAAGAATTAAACCAACGAACAGCAGTTTATCAGGACCTACCAGCAAATCGCCAATTGAGATTAGATATCTTGTTAAATGGCTACTTGATGTGTATTGAACGGGATGAATTATCTGATGCGCTTTATTTTGAAAAACAATTAACAGCGGCTTCATTGACTGAAACAGAACTCTATGAAAGACTGGTCTTTCACTATGGCAAATATTTTTATCAGTTTAAAAAATCGCAGAGCGAACAAGCCATTCTTGAAATGCAAAATGCCATTAAAGTGTTGACATTAGCATCTAGCGACCAACTTGCCCAAAAATACCAAAAGCATCTTGAGAGATTAATAGGGAAAGGTAAGGAGTAA
- a CDS encoding C69 family dipeptidase has product MACTTILVGKKASYDGSTIIARTEDSQSGDFTPKQFIVVKPEDQPRHYKSVLSSFEMDLPDNPMRYTSVPDALRKDGIWGEAGINEANVAMSETETITTNARVLGADPLVESGIGEEDMLTLVLPYVRTAREGVERLGAILEQYGTYESNGVAFSDVNEIWWLETIGGHHWIARRVPDDCYVTNPNQLGIDHFEFNNPDEYMYSKDLRDFIASNNLDLTYSNEHFNPRYAFGSQRDKDRHYNTPRAWAMQRFLNPEIEQDPRSFFIPWAQKPYRKITIEDVKYVLSNHYQDTEFDPYGPEGNAVTQRAFRTIGINRTSQTAILQLRPDQPHDTTGIQWLAYGSMPFGTMVPFFTQISTTPAYFANTGENVSTDSFYWANRLIAAIADPHFHQHEGDIEDYIEKIMAAGHARIKRVDAALANGENIDFDAENQAMSDFVQEETQKLLNKILFDASNLMKNRFSVSD; this is encoded by the coding sequence ATGGCATGTACAACAATATTAGTAGGTAAAAAAGCATCTTATGATGGTTCAACCATTATTGCACGTACGGAAGATTCACAAAGCGGCGATTTTACGCCAAAACAATTTATCGTGGTGAAACCAGAAGACCAACCACGTCATTACAAATCAGTCTTGTCTTCATTTGAAATGGATTTACCAGATAATCCAATGCGCTACACGTCAGTGCCAGATGCCTTGCGTAAAGACGGTATCTGGGGCGAAGCTGGTATCAACGAAGCCAATGTTGCCATGAGCGAAACTGAAACCATTACGACCAATGCGCGTGTTCTAGGAGCTGACCCTTTGGTTGAATCTGGTATTGGTGAGGAAGATATGTTGACATTGGTACTTCCTTACGTTCGTACAGCACGTGAAGGGGTAGAACGTCTCGGTGCTATCCTTGAACAATATGGAACTTACGAATCAAACGGTGTTGCCTTTTCTGATGTTAATGAAATTTGGTGGTTGGAAACCATTGGTGGTCACCATTGGATTGCTCGCCGTGTCCCAGATGATTGTTACGTCACAAATCCTAATCAGCTCGGTATTGATCACTTTGAGTTCAACAACCCAGATGAGTATATGTATTCAAAAGATTTGCGTGATTTCATCGCAAGCAATAACTTGGATTTGACTTACTCAAATGAACACTTTAACCCACGCTATGCTTTTGGTAGCCAACGTGATAAAGACCGTCATTACAATACACCACGTGCTTGGGCAATGCAACGTTTCTTAAACCCAGAAATCGAACAAGACCCACGTAGTTTCTTTATTCCATGGGCACAAAAACCTTACCGCAAAATTACGATCGAAGATGTCAAATACGTTTTGAGCAATCATTACCAAGACACAGAATTTGACCCGTACGGACCAGAAGGAAATGCGGTCACACAACGTGCCTTCCGCACAATTGGTATCAACCGCACTAGTCAAACAGCCATTCTTCAATTGCGCCCAGACCAACCGCACGATACCACAGGAATTCAATGGTTGGCATACGGTTCAATGCCATTTGGAACAATGGTGCCATTCTTTACTCAAATTTCAACGACACCAGCCTATTTTGCCAATACTGGCGAAAATGTCTCGACAGACTCATTCTATTGGGCAAATCGTCTTATTGCAGCAATTGCTGACCCACATTTCCACCAACACGAAGGTGATATTGAAGATTATATCGAAAAAATAATGGCAGCAGGACATGCACGAATCAAACGTGTCGATGCCGCTTTAGCAAACGGAGAAAACATTGACTTTGATGCCGAAAACCAAGCCATGAGTGACTTTGTCCAAGAAGAAACTCAAAAACTGTTAAACAAAATCCTCTTTGACGCAAGTAATCTCATGAAAAACCGCTTCTCAGTCAGTGATTAA